The Danio rerio strain Tuebingen ecotype United States chromosome 1, GRCz12tu, whole genome shotgun sequence genome includes a region encoding these proteins:
- the adamts5 gene encoding A disintegrin and metalloproteinase with thrombospondin motifs 5 isoform X1, with product MADVGTVCSPERSCAIIEDDGLHAAFTVAHEIGHLLGLSHDDSKFCEERFGSSEDKRLMSSILTSIDASKPWSRCTSNTITDFFDDGNAECLLDAPRVPLLGPEELPGQSYDAVQQCRLAFGSEYSVCPGMDICARLWCSVIRKGQMVCLTKKLPAVEGTPCGKGRICLQGKCVDKTKKRHYSTSKDGSWSSWGAWGLCSRSCGGGVQFAQRLCNNPAPRNNGRYCTGKRAVYRSCSVTPCPTTGKSFRQEQCEVRNGPQTDPKGVKTLVEWVPKFAGVLPKDVCKLTCRAKGTGYYVVFSQRVVDGTECRPYSSSVCVKGKCVRTGCDGIIGSKLQYDKCGICGGDGNSCIKVAGNFTKKSKGYTDVVKIPEGSTHLKVRQYKAKGQSRYTAYLALRRPGGDYLLNGKLMISTSETIIPLNGSVLNYTGWSQRDEAFHSMGPAALQESLLVQILSTDAKKPLDIRYSFFMPRKTPLPARTSPEAPPRMSLEAPPRMSLEAPPRMSLEAPPRMAPEALPRTSPEAPPRIPPEAPPRTPPEAPPTVASLSSAELVTFTSDVPPTTESPKFPRWLTGPWMSCSRTCDTGWQSRTVQCKDANGKLSKNCPLSARPSAFKHCLIKKC from the exons ATGGCGGATGTAGGAACTGTGTGTTCGCCAGAGAGGAGCTGTGCTATCATTGAGGACGACGGCCTGCACGCTGCCTTCACTGTGGCTCATGAGATCG GTCACCTGCTGGGTCTGTCCCACGACGACTCCAAGTTCTGTGAGGAGCGTTTCGGCTCCAGCGAGGACAAGCGGCTGATGTCCTCCATCCTGACCTCCATCGACGCCTCCAAACCCTGGAGCCGCTGCACCTCCAACACCATCACCGACTTCTTCGACGACGGAAACG CGGAGTGTCTCCTGGACGCTCCCCGTGTTCCTCTGCTGGGGCCGGAGGAGCTGCCGGGTCAGAGTTACGATGCGGTGCAGCAGTGCCGTCTGGCGTTCGGCTCCGAGTACAGTGTGTGTCCCGGGATGGACATCTGCGCTCGGCTGTGGTGCTCCGTCATCAGGAAGGGTCAGATGGTGTGTCTGACCAAGAAGCTGCCCGCTGTTGAGGGAACGCCATGTGGGAAGGGCAGGATCTGTCTGCAGGGCAAATGTGTGGACAAAACCAAAAAGAGACACTATTCG ACATCTAAAGACGGCAGCTGGAGTTCGTGGGGAGCGTGGGGTTTGTGTTCTCGCTCGTGTGGTGGCGGCGTTCAGTTCGCGCAGCGGCTCTGCAATAATCCTGCACCCCGAAACAACGGACGATACTGCACCGGGAAAAGAGCTGTGTACAGATCCTGCAGCGTCACACCCTGCCCCACCacag GTAAGAGTTTCCGGCAGGAGCAGTGTGAGGTGCGTAACGGCCCCCAGACGGACCCTAAAGGCGTGAAGACGCTGGTGGAGTGGGTCCCCAAATTCGCCGGCGTTCTTCCCAAAGACGTGTGCAAACTCACCTGCAGAGCCAAGGGAACCGGATATTATGTGGTGTTTTCACAGAGG GTTGTTGACGGGACTGAGTGTCGTCCGTACAGCAGCTCGGTGTGTGTGAAGGGGAAGTGTGTTCGCACCGGCTGCGACGGCATCATCGGATCCAAACTCCAGTACGACAAGTGTGGGATCTGCGGAGGAGACGGAAACAGCTGCATTAAAGTGGCTGGAAACTTCACCAAGAAGAG TAAGGGCTACACTGACGTGGTGAAGATTCCCGAGGGTTCGACTCATCTGAAGGTGCGTCAGTATAAAGCTAAAGGCCAGTCGCGCTACACAGCATACCTAGCGCTGCGGCGACCCGGCGGAGATTATCTGCTGAACGGCAAACTGATGATCTCCACCTCTGAAACCATCATCCCGCTCAACGGCTCTGTCCTCAACTACACCGGCTGGAGCCAGCGGGACGAGGCTTTCCACAGCATGGGCCCCGCCGCCCTCCAGGAGAGCCTGTTAGTGCAGATTTTATCCACCGATGCTAAAAAACCGCTGGATATACGCTACAGCTTTTTCATGCCTCGCAAAACGCCACTCCCAGCCAGGACCTCCCCTGAAGCTCCGCCCAGAATGTCGCTTGAAGCTCCGCCCAGAATGTCACTTGAAGCTCCGCCCAGGATGTCACTTGAAGCTCCACCCAGGATGGCTCCTGAAGCTCTGCCCAGGACATCCCCAGAAGCTCCGCCCAGAATACCACCTGAAGCTCCACCTAGGACGCCTCCTGAAGCTCCGCCCACTGTCGCTTCTTTATCGTCAGCAGAACTTGTAACGTTTACATCTGACGTTCCTCCAACGACGGAGAGTCCGAAATTCCCGCGCTGGCTGACGGGCCCCTGGATGAGCTGCTCCAGAACTTGCGATACGGGCTGGCAGAGTCGCACAGTTCAGTGTAAAGACGCTAACGGGAAACTGTCTAAAAACTGCCCGCTCAGCGCCCGGCCGTCAGCCTTCAAACACTGCCTGATTAAAAAGTGTTGA
- the adamts5 gene encoding A disintegrin and metalloproteinase with thrombospondin motifs 5 precursor (The RefSeq protein has 4 substitutions compared to this genomic sequence), whose protein sequence is MWLVVLLCCVLDASVARPPANASLLAPDGTVRAVDRIYHGGGKAGYLLYLDEQRFQLDMERDETIPDHQFSADAPPRRECVYRGTVNSNAQSLAVFNLCGGGLEGFFALDHSRYTITPVIRAKGHENDVHIVEDADATRALHLYTRERFSFEAMPERHSCGTRDRKTRKHKKEMHGRRWWTKFIRPDASPTRRKRSVSRARHVELLLVADASMTKKYGKDLQHYLLTLASIASKLYGHASIENPIRLSVVKVALLSEHEKGIEISKNAAATLKSFCKWQNQQNPLDDDHQHHHDAAILFTRQDLCGHHSCDTLGMADVGTVCSPERSCAIIEDDGLHAAFTVAHEIGHLLGLSHDDSKFCEERFGSSEDKRLMSSILTSIDASKPWSRCTSNTITDFFDDGNAECLLDAPRVPLLGPEELPGQSYDAVQQCRLAFGSEYSVCPGMDICARLWCSVIRKGQMVCLTKKLPAVEGTPCGKGRICLQGKCVDKTKKRHYSTSKDGSWSSWGAWGSCSRSCGGGVQFAQRLCNNPAPRNNGRYCTGKRAVYRSCSVTPCPTTGKSFRQEQCEVRNGPQTDPKGVKTLVEWVPKFAGVLPKDVCKLTCRAKGTGYYVVFSQRVVDGTECRPYSSSVCVKGKCVRTGCDGIIGSKLQYDKCGICGGDGNSCIKVAGNFTKKSKGYTDVVKIPEGSTHLKVRQYKAKGQSRYTAYLALRRPGGDYLLNGKLMISTSETIIPLNGSVLNYTGWSQRDEAFHSMGPAALQESLLVQILSTDAKKPLDIRYSFFMPRKTPLPARTSPEAPPRMSLEAPPRMSLEAPPRMSLEAPPRMAPEALPRTSPEAPPRIPPEAPPRTPPEAPPTVASLSSAELVTFTSDVPPTTESPKFPRWLTGPWMSCSRTCDTGWQSRTVQCKDANGKLSKNCPLSARPSAFKHCLIKKC, encoded by the exons ATGTGGCTGGTGGTTTTGTTGTGTTGCGTTTTGGACGCCTCCGTTGCGCGTCCACCTGCGAACGCGTCTCTGCTCGCACCTGACGGAACCGTGCGCGCGGTGGACCGGATTTATCACGGGGGAGGAAAAGCCGGGTATCTTCTGTATCTGGACGAGCAGCGCTTTCAGCTGGATATGGAGCGGGATGAAACGATACTGGATCATCAGTTCAGCGCTGACGCGCCGCCGCGCAGGGAATGCGTTTACCGCGGGACCGTCAATTCAAACGCACAATCTCTAGCTGTTTTTAACCTGTGTGGTGGCGGGCTTGAAGGGTTTTTCGCGCTTGATCACTCCCGGTACACCATCACTCCTGTTATCCGAGCGAAAGGGCACGAGAATGACGTGCATATAGTCGAGGACGCCGACGCGACGCGCGCGCTTCATCTCTACACCCGGGAGCGCTTCAGTTTCGAGGCGATGCCTGAGCGGCACAGCTGCGGCACGCGGGACCGGAAAACGCGCAAGCACAAAAAAGAAAAGCACGGGCGCAGATGGTGGACAAAGTTTATCAAACCTGACGCTTCGCCGACGCGACGCAAACGCTCTGTGTCGCGCGCGCGGCACGTGGAGCTGCTGCTGGTCGCTGATGCTTCCATGACGAAGAAATACGGGAAGGACTTACAGCACTACCTGTTGACGCTCGCGTCCATCGCGTCCAAACTCTACGGTCACGCGAGCATCGAGAACCCCATCCGGCTGTCGGTGGTGAAAGTGGCGCTTCTGTCCGAGCACGAGAAGGGCATCGAGATCTCCAAAAACGCGGCCGCGACGCTCAAGAGCTTCTGCAAGTGGCAGAACCAGCAGAACCCTCTGGATGACGATCATCAGCATCACCATGACGCCGCGATCCTCTTCACCAGGCAG gatcTGTGCGGGCATCACTCGTGTGACACTCTGGGCATGGCGGATGTAGGAACTGTGTGTTCGCCAGAGAGGAGCTGTGCTATCATTGAGGACGACGGCCTGCACGCTGCCTTCACTGTGGCTCATGAGATCG GTCACCTGCTGGGTCTGTCCCACGACGACTCCAAGTTCTGTGAGGAGCGTTTCGGCTCCAGCGAGGACAAGCGGCTGATGTCCTCCATCCTGACCTCCATCGACGCCTCCAAACCCTGGAGCCGCTGCACCTCCAACACCATCACCGACTTCTTCGACGACGGAAACG CGGAGTGTCTCCTGGACGCTCCCCGTGTTCCTCTGCTGGGGCCGGAGGAGCTGCCGGGTCAGAGTTACGATGCGGTGCAGCAGTGCCGTCTGGCGTTCGGCTCCGAGTACAGTGTGTGTCCCGGGATGGACATCTGCGCTCGGCTGTGGTGCTCCGTCATCAGGAAGGGTCAGATGGTGTGTCTGACCAAGAAGCTGCCCGCTGTTGAGGGAACGCCATGTGGGAAGGGCAGGATCTGTCTGCAGGGCAAATGTGTGGACAAAACCAAAAAGAGACACTATTCG ACATCTAAAGACGGCAGCTGGAGTTCGTGGGGAGCGTGGGGTTTGTGTTCTCGCTCGTGTGGTGGCGGCGTTCAGTTCGCGCAGCGGCTCTGCAATAATCCTGCACCCCGAAACAACGGACGATACTGCACCGGGAAAAGAGCTGTGTACAGATCCTGCAGCGTCACACCCTGCCCCACCacag GTAAGAGTTTCCGGCAGGAGCAGTGTGAGGTGCGTAACGGCCCCCAGACGGACCCTAAAGGCGTGAAGACGCTGGTGGAGTGGGTCCCCAAATTCGCCGGCGTTCTTCCCAAAGACGTGTGCAAACTCACCTGCAGAGCCAAGGGAACCGGATATTATGTGGTGTTTTCACAGAGG GTTGTTGACGGGACTGAGTGTCGTCCGTACAGCAGCTCGGTGTGTGTGAAGGGGAAGTGTGTTCGCACCGGCTGCGACGGCATCATCGGATCCAAACTCCAGTACGACAAGTGTGGGATCTGCGGAGGAGACGGAAACAGCTGCATTAAAGTGGCTGGAAACTTCACCAAGAAGAG TAAGGGCTACACTGACGTGGTGAAGATTCCCGAGGGTTCGACTCATCTGAAGGTGCGTCAGTATAAAGCTAAAGGCCAGTCGCGCTACACAGCATACCTAGCGCTGCGGCGACCCGGCGGAGATTATCTGCTGAACGGCAAACTGATGATCTCCACCTCTGAAACCATCATCCCGCTCAACGGCTCTGTCCTCAACTACACCGGCTGGAGCCAGCGGGACGAGGCTTTCCACAGCATGGGCCCCGCCGCCCTCCAGGAGAGCCTGTTAGTGCAGATTTTATCCACCGATGCTAAAAAACCGCTGGATATACGCTACAGCTTTTTCATGCCTCGCAAAACGCCACTCCCAGCCAGGACCTCCCCTGAAGCTCCGCCCAGAATGTCGCTTGAAGCTCCGCCCAGAATGTCACTTGAAGCTCCGCCCAGGATGTCACTTGAAGCTCCACCCAGGATGGCTCCTGAAGCTCTGCCCAGGACATCCCCAGAAGCTCCGCCCAGAATACCACCTGAAGCTCCACCTAGGACGCCTCCTGAAGCTCCGCCCACTGTCGCTTCTTTATCGTCAGCAGAACTTGTAACGTTTACATCTGACGTTCCTCCAACGACGGAGAGTCCGAAATTCCCGCGCTGGCTGACGGGCCCCTGGATGAGCTGCTCCAGAACTTGCGATACGGGCTGGCAGAGTCGCACAGTTCAGTGTAAAGACGCTAACGGGAAACTGTCTAAAAACTGCCCGCTCAGCGCCCGGCCGTCAGCCTTCAAACACTGCCTGATTAAAAAGTGTTGA